The Gouania willdenowi chromosome 5, fGouWil2.1, whole genome shotgun sequence sequence GCTAATACATGCACCCATCACAAAGTGTAAGGCAGACTAAACTATCTTCAGAGCCAGGTAGTGGAGCACAATAAAATTCACATGTTTGGGGACATTATCTGGTTTGATTTAATACTTTCTTGGCGGGACACATGAAAATGGTTGGTGGGCTGCAGTCAGCCCAGGGGCCGTATATTGGGCAACTCTGCTCTGAAGGGTACAACAGTGAAAGAAGATGAGTTTAGTCAGAGTTATAAAACTCACAGTCAATGCTTTAGCATTAGAAAGTACTAGTAAAGTGCCCGTCGgaggtacagtatgtattcatatagtgtaaccttaagtagagttgtcaattatggccaaatgagtgggtgtttgaaggttggatgtacaaagagatgTACATACTCCCTCGCGTTAAAGCGTTCCAAATGCTGCTAAGGTGTTTCTGTTGCACGCCGTCTTGTCTCGCTCGCAGCGTTGCTGGCCAGGCCATTACTCTGTTCTTCACCCGTTTGTGCTGCACGGTGTCTTGTCACGCGTGCAGCGTTGCTGGCCAGGCGGGCATTTCGGACTTCAGGTGACTCAGCATCACTCCACGTCAATTTTTTGGCATGGTACAACCAAAAGTGATTTGTAgaatagtagttgtagtagtagtagtagtagtagtagtagtagaaataGTTGAGCGTGCGGCTCAGATGCTCCTCTCATGCCCCGTTTAACCCGCGTTtatcatgacatcatcagttatagaacattctgattggacatcactgttgatgacatcatcagtgttctaaaacaatgcgggccagagccaatcactggagttCTAAAACAATGCGGGCAAGAGCTAATCACTGGAAAGCCCACCCCCACAccccacccattttggaacattgGTATAttggaacattagaacattggtcGTACCTctccagtgatgatgtcatccatATGTTCCAATGATGTCATTCCTATGTTCCATTGATGATATGCAATCACTGAAGGGCCCACCCTCACGGCCTCTCAGCTCTGTCCGAATTACTCCAAActaacagatgcacacatttggggtatttggaagtcTTTGACAAAGTTTCAAGTCGGTCAGATACCGGGCCGAGGAGAtgtttgctccacaaacacacacacacgcacacagacgttcctGGCTTTTATAGATAGAATGTCCCAACTTTCTATGAAAGGTTTGTGAACAATGGAGCTCATGCTGTACATGTAAGGATTAGTTCCAGTActaaaggaaaaatacaaaactttgtAGAGTTACATCATGTGGAGAGTAGTGGGTCTCTGAGGGAGGTCCAGTCCTCAGGTCCAGCCTCCACATCCCTGTGACTGAAGGAGGAGCAGTAATAACTTATCAGGTCAACATCAGAGAGCCTGAGGCAGAACTCTGCAGAGCTCAGCAGCTTCTTCTCCTCACTATGATCACACCTGATGAAGCTGAGCTCTGCTATCCACACCTGGGAAACTACTCATGCAGGAGGATTGTGCGCCCTCACTCAGTGTATGTGCTCCTTTACATTATACTGTCCTCCATCTCTGTGCTCACTGTGACCCTCAACCTGCTGGTCATCATCGCCATCTCCCACTTCAAGTAATGACAAGTCCTGTTGCTCTATGAACTGTTATCTTGTTGCTGAATGTATCTGTGTTTGACTCCTGATGTTTTCAGCTTTGATGACAATTATCACTTCATATAATAATCAGTGTGTTGCTCTCTAACTCCTCCAGGAAGCTGCACAGCCCgaccaacttcctcctcctctctctggctGTCTCAGATTTCTGTGTAggattcatatttatttttgacatccTCCTCTTGGACAACTGCTGGTATCTCAGTGCAGGATGGTGTATGTTTCACGTAGTTTTATCTATTATTGTCCCAACTGCATCAACAGGAAGTATTGTGCTCATTTCCATCGATCGCTACATTGCTGTTTGTGATCCTCTGCACTATCCCACTAAAGTCACTGTAAACAGAGCAAATATTAGTGTTGTTTTATGTTGGTTCTGTTCTGCTCTCTATACTCTGGGACTtttagaaaatataaaacatccAGGTGGTTTTAATTCCTGCATTGGAGAATGTATGCCATTGATGCATCCTGTTGTTATAATTTTGGATATCTTTTTGACCTTAATCTTCCCTGCCATTGTCATCATAAtcctgtatgtgagagtgtttgtggtggctgtgtctcaggcccGGGCCATGCTCTCTCATGTTGCAGTGGTGAAACTTCAGGGTTCAGTGAAGGTTAACAAGTCAGAGCTGAAGGCAGCCAGAGTTTTAggtgtagtggttgttgtgtttctgttgtgttACACTCCAGCTTACCTTGTTTCATCTTTATATGGTACTTTgtcaactttttattttgttaaatgtcTGTAC is a genomic window containing:
- the LOC114463094 gene encoding trace amine-associated receptor 6-like, which translates into the protein MITPDEAELCYPHLGNYSCRRIVRPHSVYVLLYIILSSISVLTVTLNLLVIIAISHFKKLHSPTNFLLLSLAVSDFCVGFIFIFDILLLDNCWYLSAGWCMFHVVLSIIVPTASTGSIVLISIDRYIAVCDPLHYPTKVTVNRANISVVLCWFCSALYTLGLLENIKHPGGFNSCIGECMPLMHPVVIILDIFLTLIFPAIVIIILYVRVFVVAVSQARAMLSHVAVVKLQGSVKVNKSELKAARVLGVVVVVFLLCYTPAYLVSSLYGTLSTFYFVKCLYYFNSLLNPMIYVFFYPWFRKCVKYILSLQILKSGSSEANIM